A single genomic interval of Solimonas sp. K1W22B-7 harbors:
- a CDS encoding transglutaminase TgpA family protein has product MKAEAAASYLNQTTLLRLMAVLTLVLSVHLPTLPEWAVAFVFAGLGWRLLVALRQWSLPPGWLRSVMAILVFAGIYASYGRINGQHPGTALLVIMAVLKLLEMRSRRDVMVTVFLMYFILLTHFLNSQEIWTAGYLLACVSLITALLVDVNHPGQALPLREVLTRGMRMVALSLPVMLLFFVLFPRIPGPLWGLPSDSGAALSGMSNEMAPGDISSLILSDRVAFRVRFLGEVPQPKDRYWRGPVLDHFDGRGWKPSAWSQTDRLPAFTLNEPTIRYEVTMEPHRGPWLFALDIPDMRQLPPNAVLTSEFQLIRGRDVLERELYILSSHPDHLIQPDLPILYRNINLALPQSYNPQTLALAQRLKAENPDPQALVQAVLRMFREQPFVYTLRPPVLGRNSVDDFLFKTRRGFCEHYSSAFTFLMRAAGIPARVVTGYQGGERSPIGDFHTIRDADAHAWSEIWLEGQGWIRMDPTAAVAPNRIEMGLSEAMDGDELPSFLRRDGFASLSLGLRARWEWVNSKWNRWVLAYGPDMQMEFLQQFGIRDWTGMILTLTIGTTVVLSIIGLMLLRQFTPARNHEVAVKLWQQLQKRLLRAGIAQRPSEGAGDFAERVAREAPPLGAAVARAAAAYQRLRYLEGATPALQRELAEAVKAVRTKP; this is encoded by the coding sequence ATGAAAGCCGAAGCGGCCGCCAGTTACCTGAACCAGACCACGCTGCTGCGATTGATGGCGGTGCTGACGCTGGTGCTCTCGGTGCATCTGCCGACGCTGCCCGAGTGGGCGGTGGCATTCGTCTTTGCCGGCCTGGGCTGGCGCCTGCTGGTCGCGCTGCGGCAATGGTCGCTGCCGCCTGGCTGGCTGCGCTCGGTGATGGCCATCCTGGTCTTCGCCGGAATCTACGCCAGCTACGGCCGCATCAACGGCCAGCATCCGGGCACGGCGCTGCTGGTGATCATGGCGGTGCTCAAGCTGCTGGAGATGCGCTCGCGCCGCGACGTGATGGTCACGGTGTTCCTGATGTATTTCATCCTGCTGACCCACTTCCTCAACTCGCAGGAGATCTGGACGGCGGGCTACCTGCTGGCCTGCGTCTCGCTGATCACGGCCTTGCTGGTGGACGTGAATCATCCCGGACAGGCCCTGCCGTTGCGCGAGGTGCTGACCCGGGGCATGCGCATGGTGGCGCTGTCGCTGCCGGTGATGCTGCTGTTCTTCGTGCTGTTCCCGCGCATCCCGGGCCCGCTGTGGGGCCTGCCGTCCGATTCCGGCGCGGCGCTGTCGGGCATGTCCAACGAGATGGCGCCGGGCGATATCTCCAGCCTGATCCTGTCGGACCGCGTGGCGTTCCGCGTGCGTTTCCTCGGCGAGGTGCCGCAGCCCAAGGACCGCTACTGGCGCGGGCCGGTGCTGGACCACTTCGACGGCCGCGGCTGGAAACCCAGCGCCTGGTCGCAGACCGACCGCCTGCCCGCCTTCACCCTGAACGAGCCCACCATCCGCTACGAAGTGACCATGGAGCCGCACCGCGGCCCCTGGCTGTTCGCGCTGGACATCCCCGACATGCGCCAGCTGCCGCCCAACGCGGTGCTGACCTCGGAGTTCCAGCTGATCCGCGGCCGGGACGTGCTCGAGCGCGAGCTGTACATCCTGAGTTCACACCCGGACCACCTGATACAGCCGGACCTGCCGATCCTGTATCGCAACATCAACCTGGCGCTGCCCCAGAGCTACAACCCGCAGACCCTGGCGCTGGCTCAGCGCCTGAAAGCGGAGAACCCGGATCCGCAGGCGCTGGTGCAGGCGGTGTTGCGCATGTTCCGCGAGCAGCCCTTCGTCTACACGTTGCGCCCGCCGGTGCTGGGCCGCAACAGCGTGGACGACTTCCTGTTCAAGACCCGGCGCGGTTTCTGCGAGCACTATTCCAGCGCCTTTACCTTCCTGATGCGCGCGGCCGGCATCCCGGCGCGCGTGGTGACCGGCTACCAGGGCGGCGAGCGCAGCCCGATCGGCGACTTCCACACCATCCGCGATGCCGACGCCCACGCCTGGAGTGAAATCTGGCTGGAGGGCCAGGGCTGGATACGCATGGATCCCACGGCCGCCGTGGCGCCCAACCGCATCGAGATGGGCCTGTCGGAAGCAATGGACGGCGATGAGCTGCCCTCCTTCCTGCGGCGAGACGGCTTTGCCAGCCTGAGCCTGGGCCTGCGGGCGCGATGGGAGTGGGTCAACTCGAAGTGGAACCGCTGGGTGCTGGCTTATGGCCCGGACATGCAGATGGAGTTCCTGCAGCAGTTCGGCATCCGGGACTGGACCGGCATGATCCTGACGCTGACCATCGGCACCACCGTGGTGCTAAGCATCATCGGCCTGATGCTGTTGCGCCAGTTCACGCCGGCACGCAACCACGAGGTGGCGGTGAAGCTGTGGCAGCAGTTGCAGAAACGCCTGCTGCGCGCCGGCATCGCACAGCGGCCCAGCGAGGGCGCCGGCGATTTCGCCGAGCGCGTGGCGCGGGAAGCCCCGCCCCTGGGCGCAGCGGTGGCCCGTGCCGCGGCGGCCTACCAGCGGCTGCGCTACCTGGAAGGCGCCACGCCGGCCCTGCAGCGCGAGTTGGCGGAAGCGGTCAAGGCGGTCCGCACCAAGCCATGA
- a CDS encoding MFS transporter: MVSVPSSRKQRISWAFYDWANSAFATTVMAGFFPLFFAQYWAGGLAPGERTFWLGVASSVSSIVVMIMAPLLGGLADRRGYKKCFLFATTLLGALSTGAMYWVAKGDWTTALLLFTLASIGFFAGTSFYDSLIVNVSSQADMDRTSALGYGLGYLGGGLLFALNVFMFQKPQAFGLASGADAILLSFLMVGFWWLLFSLPLFRNVPEQPQPVAAGGDWQQLKDTFRLILTMKPVLYFLGAYWLYIDAVDTIIRMAVDYGVKLGFDPGALIKALLLVQFLGFPAAVAYGWLADRFGTKTMLYVAIGIYVGVTCWAYTLQTEAQFYWMAAAIATVQGGIQSLSRSYYAKLIPPDQAGQFFGFYNMLGKFAAVLGPIVVGQTALLVDNQRLPILTLLPFFVIGAWLLSRVEGPETRR; this comes from the coding sequence ATGGTCAGCGTGCCGAGCAGCCGCAAGCAGAGGATCTCCTGGGCGTTCTACGACTGGGCCAACTCCGCCTTCGCCACCACCGTGATGGCGGGCTTCTTCCCGCTGTTTTTCGCGCAGTACTGGGCCGGCGGCCTGGCGCCGGGCGAGCGCACCTTCTGGCTGGGCGTCGCCAGTTCGGTCTCCAGCATCGTGGTGATGATCATGGCGCCGCTGCTGGGCGGCCTTGCCGACCGCCGCGGCTACAAGAAGTGCTTCCTGTTCGCCACCACGCTGCTCGGTGCCCTGTCCACCGGCGCCATGTACTGGGTAGCCAAGGGCGACTGGACCACCGCGCTGCTGCTGTTCACGCTGGCCTCCATCGGCTTTTTCGCCGGCACCTCGTTCTACGACTCGCTGATCGTCAACGTCTCCTCCCAGGCCGACATGGACCGCACCTCGGCGCTGGGCTATGGCCTGGGCTATCTCGGCGGCGGCCTGCTGTTCGCGCTCAACGTCTTCATGTTCCAGAAGCCGCAGGCCTTCGGACTGGCCAGCGGCGCCGACGCCATCCTGCTGTCCTTCCTGATGGTGGGTTTCTGGTGGCTGCTGTTCTCGCTGCCGCTGTTCCGCAACGTGCCGGAGCAGCCGCAGCCGGTGGCGGCGGGCGGTGACTGGCAGCAGCTCAAGGACACCTTCCGCCTGATCCTGACGATGAAGCCGGTGCTGTACTTCCTCGGTGCCTACTGGCTCTACATCGACGCGGTGGACACCATCATCCGCATGGCGGTGGACTACGGCGTCAAGCTGGGCTTCGATCCCGGCGCGCTGATCAAGGCGCTGCTGCTGGTGCAGTTCCTCGGCTTCCCGGCGGCGGTGGCCTACGGCTGGCTGGCGGACCGCTTCGGCACCAAGACCATGCTCTATGTCGCCATCGGCATCTACGTCGGCGTCACCTGCTGGGCCTACACCCTGCAGACCGAGGCGCAGTTCTACTGGATGGCCGCGGCCATCGCCACGGTGCAGGGCGGCATCCAGTCGCTGTCGCGCTCCTACTACGCCAAGCTGATCCCGCCCGACCAGGCCGGCCAGTTCTTCGGCTTCTACAACATGCTGGGCAAGTTCGCCGCCGTGCTGGGGCCGATCGTGGTGGGGCAGACCGCCCTGCTGGTGGACAACCAGCGCCTGCCGATCCTCACGCTGCTGCCGTTCTTCGTGATCGGCGCGTGGCTGCTCAGTCGCGTGGAAGGACCGGAGACGCGCCGTTGA